A section of the Streptomyces sp. CG1 genome encodes:
- a CDS encoding MarR family winged helix-turn-helix transcriptional regulator translates to MADTAPDVTEPTLEEQIAAYQREFQDLDPQVEKIVSALSRLNRRMNVAYGRQTSALGISNAEWEVLKALVLSGAPYRMGPSDLAKRLGLTPAAMTHRIDRMVAEGLVTRERDESNRVRVIVELTPEGREKWLEAMRLATVFEEDLLQDLTPAERAVLGEVLTRLLIRVEHAQPDAGGRLSDLD, encoded by the coding sequence ATGGCCGACACCGCCCCCGACGTCACCGAGCCGACACTCGAAGAGCAGATCGCCGCCTACCAACGCGAGTTCCAGGACCTGGACCCCCAGGTCGAGAAGATCGTGTCGGCGCTGTCCCGACTGAACCGCCGTATGAACGTCGCCTACGGCCGCCAGACCTCAGCCCTCGGCATCAGCAACGCCGAGTGGGAGGTACTCAAGGCCCTGGTTCTCTCCGGCGCCCCCTACCGCATGGGCCCCAGCGACCTCGCCAAGCGCCTCGGCCTTACGCCGGCCGCGATGACCCACCGGATCGACCGGATGGTCGCCGAGGGACTCGTCACCCGGGAGCGTGACGAGTCCAACCGCGTCCGGGTGATCGTGGAGCTGACCCCCGAGGGCCGCGAGAAGTGGCTGGAGGCGATGCGCCTGGCGACCGTCTTCGAGGAGGATCTCCTCCAGGACCTCACCCCCGCGGAGCGCGCGGTGCTCGGCGAGGTCCTGACCAGGCTCCTGATCAGGGTGGAGCACGCCCAGCCGGACGCCGGCGGCCGGCTCAGCGACCTCGACTGA